TGGCAGATCAAATTTCAGATGCGCTACTCGATAATTTTTTAGCCCAAGATAAAGACTCTAAAGTGGCTTGTGAAACTCTTGTTACTACAGGGCTTACTGTATTGAGTGGCGAGGTAAAGACCAAAGCTTATGTAGATGTTCAAAAAATCGCTAGAAAAGTCATTCGTAAAATTGGCTATAACAAATCGGAATATCAATTTGATGCTGATAGTTGTGGTGTTATTTCTGCTATACATGAACAATCGGAAGACATCAATCAAGGTGTTGAAGCCGATAAAGGCTTACACGCTGAACAAGGTGCGGGCGATCAAGGTATGATGTTTGGTTATGCTACCGACGAAACGGATAATTATATGCCTTTAGCTTTAGATTTATCTCACCGTATCCTCATCGAATTAGCCGATATTAGAAGAGAGGGTAAAGAAATGACATATCTACGACCAGATTCAAAGTCTCAGGTAACTATTGAGTACAGTGACGATAATCAACCAATTCGTATTGAGGCTATTGTAGTTTCTACTCAACACGATGAGTTTATTATGCCTCAAGAGGATACGGATGCTGCTAAATCACAAGCAGAGACTTCTATGCAGAAGCAAATAGAAAATGATGTAAAAACTATTCTCATTCCTAGGGTGCTAGCACAATTAGAA
The genomic region above belongs to Flavobacteriales bacterium and contains:
- a CDS encoding methionine adenosyltransferase, whose product is MAYFFTSESVSEGHPDKVADQISDALLDNFLAQDKDSKVACETLVTTGLTVLSGEVKTKAYVDVQKIARKVIRKIGYNKSEYQFDADSCGVISAIHEQSEDINQGVEADKGLHAEQGAGDQGMMFGYATDETDNYMPLALDLSHRILIELADIRREGKEMTYLRPDSKSQVTIEYSDDNQPIRIEAIVVSTQHDEFIMPQEDTDAAKSQAETSMQKQIENDVKTILIPRVLAQLEERQQVLFGTEKYHVNPTGKFVIGGPHGDTGLTGRKIIVDTYGGKGAHGGGAFSGKDPSKVDRSAAYATRHIAKNLVAAGLCKQVLVQVSYAIGVAKPMGIFVDTYGTSNVGLSDGEIAKKVEGIFDMRPAAIIDRLKLKNPIYQETAAYGHMGRTPEIKSFTFDVEGQSKEVTLETFTWEKLDYLNEVKKAFNL